A stretch of the Plodia interpunctella isolate USDA-ARS_2022_Savannah chromosome Z, ilPloInte3.2, whole genome shotgun sequence genome encodes the following:
- the LOC128683334 gene encoding uncharacterized protein LOC128683334 yields the protein MGNIDMELLISLVENRPVLWDKTQECYKNRQSSFAAWREICLALNEGFETMSEKEKNDFGKDIIKKWNNARDNWMKYHKKVKECKSGSGAKSLRKYKFYDQMLFLCKIVTRRTTEASITSEKNITQSHNKETDSQTNNDPTAPANTTDLTKTSKKRKTDCSEVDRQMLTLIKSVEDEDKSKSMCFFKGIAPIVDKYSDDDYVEFQYEIIKVMRNLTRRNQASMQQQNYNYNINRGYTTATPDYRIHEYQPTQPIPSTSRMPQELMQQDDSQSSIITELSSITSPDYDFDFSKTP from the exons ATGGGTAATATTGACATGGAATTGTTAATAAGTTTGGTTGAAAATAGGCCTGTACTGTGGGACAAAACCCAAGAGTGCTATAAAAATAGACAGTCGAGTTTTGCCGCTTGGAGAGAAATTTGTCTTGCGTTAAATGAAGGTTTTGAAACGATGTccgagaaagaaaaaaatgattttg gcaaagatatcataaaaaaatggaaCAATGCAAGAGATAACTGGAtgaaatatcacaaaaaagtTAAGGAATGTAAATCCGGCTCTGGTGCAAAAAGTctacgaaaatataaattctacgATCAAATGCtctttttgtgtaaaattgtGACTCGCCGAACAACGGAAGCAAGTATTACATCAGAAAAAAACATCACACAATCTCACAACAAAGAAACTGACTCACAAACCAATAATGACCCTACCGCACCAGCCAATACTAccgatttaacaaaaacaagcaAGAAGAGAAAGACAGACTGTAGCGAAGTTGATCGACAAATgcttactttaattaaatcagTTGAAGATGAAGACAAGAGTAAGAGTATGTGTTTTTTCAAAGGTATTGCTCCGATTGTAGACAAGTATAGTGATGACGATTATGTTGAATTCCAATATGAAATCATTAAAGTTATGAGAAATTTAACTCGGAGAAATCAAGCGTCCATGCAGCagcaaaattacaattacaatattaatcgAGGCTACACTACGGCTACACCCGACTACAGGATACACGAATATCAACCAACACAACCCATTCCATCCACATCCAGGATGCCTCAAGAACTCATGCAGCAAGATGATTCCCAATCTTCAATTATTACTGAATTAAGTTCAATCACATCGCCTGATTACGATTTCGATTTTTCTAAAActccttaa